The genomic segment TTGACCCATTCCAAGGAACGGTTGCAGCAAACTTTGCAGCGAATGATCTTGGTGTTAAAAACGTAGCTATTTTCTCTGATAATGCAAGCGATTATTCAAAAGGTCTTGCATCATCGTTCAAAAAAGATTTTGAAGCTGCAGGTGGTAAAATTGTTGCTGAAGAATCTTACGTAGGTAAAGATTCTGATTTCCGTTCAACTCTTACACGCATTAAGGCAGCAAATCCTGAATTCATTTTCATACCTGGATACTATGAAGAAGTAGGATTGATTGTTAAACAGGCTCGTGAAATGGGTATCACTGTTCCACTTATGGGAGCAGATGGTTGGGATTCTCCAATTCTACTTGAACTTGCCGGTGCAGAAGCATTGAATAACACATTTACAACAAATCACTATTCATCTGAAGATCCAGACGGTATCATTCAAGAATTCAACAAAAAGTTCAATGACAAATATAGTAAATCACCTGACGCATTTAATGCACTTGGTTATGACACGGTTTATCTATTAGCTGATGCTATTAAACGTGCAGGCGGTCCAGATTCTGTGAAGATTAAAGATGCTCTAGCTGAAACAAAAGATCTTGAGCTTGTAACTGGCTTGTATTCGGTTGATGAAAACCATCACCCTGTCAAATCGGCTACTATTCTTGAATACAAAGACGGCGAACAAGTCTTCAATACAAAAGTTAATCCTTAAATCAATCACGCAACTAATAGAAGTGGTAAACTTCTGCTGAATGAAGTTAAAACTGTAGGAATGGAGGGAGGATGTCCTCCCCTCATTCCTTTTTTAAGCCTTATTTTAAAGCTGGAAAAGGAGTGAAAAGTTAATGGAATGGTTACAACAGCTAATAAACGGTATTTCACTCGGCAGTATTTATGCGTTAATTGCACTAGGCTATACAATGGTTTATGGAATTATCAAACTCATAAACTTCGCACATGGTGAAATCTTTATGATTGGTGCATTTATTGGGTATTACTCCATCGCGGGTTGGGGTCTTGGATTCATCCCTGCCCTACTATTATCAATGGCTTCCTGCGCAGTTATTGGCGTTCTTATCGAACGAATAGCCTACAAAAGATTACGAAATGCGACAAGAATCGCGGCGTTGATTACTGCAATTGGGGTGTCACTTCTTATTCAAAATGGTGTCATTTATATGCGTGGTGCGCAACCTAATGCGTATCCAGAAGTACTACGCAATAAATCATTTGATTTTTTCGGTGCTCAAATAAGCAGTCAGTCAATCCTAATTCTTTCTGTTTCTGTCACATTGATGATCATTCTTCAATTTGTTGTACATAAAACGAAAATCGGAAAAGCGATGCGAGCTGTTTCCTATGATGCTGAAGCAGCTAAGCTGATGGGAATTAATGTTGACAACACAATCTCGGCTACGTTTGCGATTGGATCAGCTTTGGCTGGTGCAGCGGGCGTTATTTTCGGTATTTATTATACAAAGATTGACCCGTTAATGGGTATTATTCCTGGTTTGAAAGCATTCGTCGCAGCTGTCCTTGGTGGAATTGGAATTATTCCCGGAGCCATGGCTGGAGGTCTTGTGCTTGGAGTAGTAGAAACATTTGTCAGTGCGCTTGGTTTCTCTCTTTGGAGAGATGCTGCGGCATTCGTCATTTTGATTTTAATACTCATCTTCAAACCGTCGGGACTCTTTGGTAAAAATACACGTGAGAAAGTGTAGGTGAAACAATATCATGAAAAAGTCAAAACAGTTTTGGTCATTTATTGCTTCATCTCTAATCGTTTATACGGTTATTCAAGTGCTCATCAGTGTAGGTATATTAAATGATTTTCATTCTAATACATTAATCTTTATGGCAATTAATATTATGTTGGCCGTCAGTTTGCACTTAGTAATTGGTGTTACAGGACAGTTTTCACTTGGTCATGCAGGATTCCTAGCAGTGGGAGCCTATATTTCGGCAATCGTGACGATGAAATTCCAACTGCCATTTCCAGTTGCAATTTTAGCGGCAGGGGTTATTGCTACAATTGCAGGGCTAATCATTGGGATTCCAAGTTTACGGCTACGCGGCGATTATCTAGCAATTGCTACACTTGGATTTGCGGAAATCATTCGTATTGTTTTCTTGAATATTGAATATGTAGGTGGAGCGGCAGGGATGCAAGTGACGCATTTAACTACATGGACCTCTGCGTTTATCTGTCTTTTCGTTACAATAGTAGTTATCGTCAATTTCACAAATTCAAGGCATGGCCGCGCGTGTATCTCAGTTCGAGAGAATGAAATTGCGTCGGACGCTATGGGAATCAATACAACGTATTACAAAGTATTAGCGTTTGCAATTGGTTCTTTCTTTGCAGGAGTTGCTGGGGCTTTGTATGCACATAACTTTTACATTATTCAACCTGCTAACTTTGGATTCTTAAAGTCAATTGATATTTTGATCTATGTTGTGTTGGGTGGTTTAGGAAGTTTGTCAGGAGCAATTGTTGCAACAATATTATTAACAATCGTTTCCACGTTCTTACAAAGTTATCCTGAAACACGCATGATCATCTATAGTCTAGTACTTATCATTGTTATGCTTTATCGTCCAAAAGGCTTAATGGGCACAATGGAAATAACGGATTACTTCAAGTTATGGAGAGGTTCGAAAGGAGGCAGCCAGCATGACAAGTGAACCGTTACTGAGAGTGACAGATGTAGGTATACAGTTTGGCGGGCTGAAGGCAGTTTCGAATTTCAATATGGAAATCAATCAAGGTGAACTTATTGGGCTCATTGGTCCAAATGGAGCGGGTAAGACAACGAGTTTCAACTTATTGACAGGTGTTTATAAGCCTACCGAAGGCGATATTTTATTCAAAGGGAAACGCATTAATGGTATGGCTCCTTATCAGGTAACACGTAGGGGAATTAGCCGGACATTCCAAAATATTAGGTTGTTCAATGAACTATCCGTTTTGGATAATGTTAAAGTTGCTTATCACTCATTAGCGAAGCATTCAGTTCTAAGTTCTATGCTACGCCTTCCATCCCATTTTTCTGGGGAGAAAGAAATGGAAGAAAAAGCAATGGAATTCCTCAAGATTTTTGAATTGGATAAATATAGAGATGAAGATGCAAAAAACTTGGCATATGGGAAGCAGCGAAGGCTTGAAATTGCACGCGCATTAGCCGCAGGCCCGGAGTTGTTACTACTTGATGAACCAGCTGCTGGGATGAACCCGCAGGAAACGAAAGAGCTAATGGAGTTAATTGCATTTGTCCGTAAGAAATTCAATCTAACCATTTTATTAATTGAACATGATATGAATTTGGTAATGGGGATTTGTGAACGTATTTACGTATTGGATCATGGTGTACTTCTTGCTGAAGGAACTCCTGAAGAAATCCGTAATAATCCGAAAGTAATCGAGGCTTATTTAGGGGAGGAAGTTGACGAATGAGTATGCTGAAAGTTGACAACCTCAACGTCTATTATGGTAGTATCCATGCGCTTAAAGGTGTATCTTTACATGTAGATCAAGGTGAAATTGTGACATTGATTGGTGCGAAT from the Sporosarcina psychrophila genome contains:
- a CDS encoding ABC transporter substrate-binding protein; translated protein: MKLKKFASVFAASALVVGLLAGCGAGDKAEEGSTGESKGGDTIKVGVNLELSGAVASYGTSELSGIELAVEEINAAGGVDGKEIELVKVDNKSEPAEATSAALKLITQDKVIAIIGAATSGATVAQAEIANGNKTPLISPSGTSPNVTVKDNGDVNEFVFRTSFIDPFQGTVAANFAANDLGVKNVAIFSDNASDYSKGLASSFKKDFEAAGGKIVAEESYVGKDSDFRSTLTRIKAANPEFIFIPGYYEEVGLIVKQAREMGITVPLMGADGWDSPILLELAGAEALNNTFTTNHYSSEDPDGIIQEFNKKFNDKYSKSPDAFNALGYDTVYLLADAIKRAGGPDSVKIKDALAETKDLELVTGLYSVDENHHPVKSATILEYKDGEQVFNTKVNP
- a CDS encoding branched-chain amino acid ABC transporter permease, with the protein product MEWLQQLINGISLGSIYALIALGYTMVYGIIKLINFAHGEIFMIGAFIGYYSIAGWGLGFIPALLLSMASCAVIGVLIERIAYKRLRNATRIAALITAIGVSLLIQNGVIYMRGAQPNAYPEVLRNKSFDFFGAQISSQSILILSVSVTLMIILQFVVHKTKIGKAMRAVSYDAEAAKLMGINVDNTISATFAIGSALAGAAGVIFGIYYTKIDPLMGIIPGLKAFVAAVLGGIGIIPGAMAGGLVLGVVETFVSALGFSLWRDAAAFVILILILIFKPSGLFGKNTREKV
- a CDS encoding branched-chain amino acid ABC transporter permease, whose translation is MKKSKQFWSFIASSLIVYTVIQVLISVGILNDFHSNTLIFMAINIMLAVSLHLVIGVTGQFSLGHAGFLAVGAYISAIVTMKFQLPFPVAILAAGVIATIAGLIIGIPSLRLRGDYLAIATLGFAEIIRIVFLNIEYVGGAAGMQVTHLTTWTSAFICLFVTIVVIVNFTNSRHGRACISVRENEIASDAMGINTTYYKVLAFAIGSFFAGVAGALYAHNFYIIQPANFGFLKSIDILIYVVLGGLGSLSGAIVATILLTIVSTFLQSYPETRMIIYSLVLIIVMLYRPKGLMGTMEITDYFKLWRGSKGGSQHDK
- a CDS encoding ABC transporter ATP-binding protein, which gives rise to MTSEPLLRVTDVGIQFGGLKAVSNFNMEINQGELIGLIGPNGAGKTTSFNLLTGVYKPTEGDILFKGKRINGMAPYQVTRRGISRTFQNIRLFNELSVLDNVKVAYHSLAKHSVLSSMLRLPSHFSGEKEMEEKAMEFLKIFELDKYRDEDAKNLAYGKQRRLEIARALAAGPELLLLDEPAAGMNPQETKELMELIAFVRKKFNLTILLIEHDMNLVMGICERIYVLDHGVLLAEGTPEEIRNNPKVIEAYLGEEVDE